From a region of the Phaseolus vulgaris cultivar G19833 chromosome 6, P. vulgaris v2.0, whole genome shotgun sequence genome:
- the LOC137831929 gene encoding uncharacterized protein, whose product MAATLTLLKLPILPNKPQLPRPSTTKLVPFPSIRSNSNLSSPNTHNSSFLDHNIDPLKPVFLSLTAITFPLFLDSKDALAAGGEFGIFEGRSFALVHPIVMGAFFFYTLWAGYLGWQWRRVRTIQNDINELKTQVKPTPVTPDGKPVEEASPSPVELQIQQLTEERKELIKGSYKDRHFNAGSLLLGFGVLESIGGGVNTWLRTGKLFPGPHLFAGAGITVLWALAAALVPSMQKGNETARNLHIALNALNVLLFVWQIPTGIDIVFKVFEFTTWP is encoded by the exons ATGGCTGCCACACTCACACTTCTAAAGCTTCCAATTCTTCCTAACAAGCCACAACTGCCACGCCCCTCAACCACAAAACTTGTTCCTTTTCCTTCCATCCGTTCAAACTCAAACTTATCTTCTCCTAACACACACAATTCTTCCTTCTTAGATCACAACATCGACCCTCTCAAGCCTGTTTTTCTTTCCCTCACAGCCATCACATTTCCACTCTTCCTAGATTCCAAG GATGCACTTGCTGCGGGAGGAGAGTTTGGGATATTCGAAGGAAGATCATTTGCTCTCGTACACCCCATTGTGATGGGTGCGTTTTTCTTCTATACATTGTGGGCAGGGTATTTGGGGTGGCAATGGCGGCGAGTAAGGACTATCCAGAACGATATCAATGAACTCAAGACTCAAGTCAAACCTACCCCAGTCACCCCAGATGGAAAACCTGTGGAAGAAGCATCACCATCACCAGTTGAACTCCAAATACAGCAACTCACTGAG GAAAGGAAAGAGCTGATCAAAGGTTCCTATAAAGACAGACACTTTAATGCAGGATCCCTACTTCTAGGATTTGGGGTGCTTGAGTCAATTGGTGGAGGAGTGAACACATGGCTCAGGACAGGAAAGTTGTTTCCCGGCCCACATTTATTTGCAGGAGCAG GTATTACCGTTTTATGGGCACTGGCAGCAGCCCTAGTACCATCAATGCAAAAAGGAAATGAAACAGCCAGAAATCTTCACATCGCGCTAAATGCGTTAAACGTTCTGCTCTTTGTTTGGCAGATTCCCACTGGAATTGACATTGTGTTCAAGGTCTTTGAGTTCACAACATGGCCTTGA